A window of the Saccharomyces eubayanus strain FM1318 chromosome II, whole genome shotgun sequence genome harbors these coding sequences:
- the TSA2 gene encoding thioredoxin peroxidase TSA2 — protein sequence MVAQVQKQAPAFKKTAVVDGIFEEISLEQYKGKYVVLAFVPLAFSFVCPTEIVAFSDAAKKFEEQGAQILFASTDSEYSLLAWTNLARKDGGLGPVNVPLLADTNHSLSRDYGVLIEEEGIALRGLFIIDPKGAIRHITINDLSVGRNVDEALRLVEGFQWTDKNGTVLPCNWTPGAATIKPDVKDSKEYFESANN from the coding sequence ATGGTAGCacaagttcaaaaacaaGCCCCAGCTTTTAAGAAAACAGCGGTAGTCGACGGTATCTTCGAAGAAATCTCTTTGGAACAATACAAAGGTAAATATGTTGTTCTCGCCTTTGTGCCATTAGCCTTTTCATTTGTCTGTCCAACTGAAATTGTGGCATTTTCCGATGCTGCCAAGAAGTTCGAGGAGCAAGGTGCCCAAATTCTATTTGCCTCCACCGACTCGGAATATTCCTTACTGGCGTGGACCAACCTTGCTAGAAAGGACGGTGGCTTGGGTCCAGTCAATGTTCCTTTATTAGCCGACACCAATCATTCTTTGTCCAGAGACTATGGTGTCctaattgaagaagaaggtattGCCTTGAGAGGTTTATTCATTATCGATCCAAAGGGTGCAATTAGACACATCACCATCAATGATCTTTCCGTTGGCAGAAATGTTGACGAAGCTTTGAGACTGGTTGAAGGTTTCCAGTGGACTGACAAGAACGGTACAGTCTTGCCATGTAACTGGACTCCGGGCGCTGCCACCATCAAACCCGACGTCAAAGATTCTAAAGAGTATTTTGAAAGCGCAAACAACTAA
- the GUK1 gene encoding guanylate kinase gives MSRPIVISGPSGTGKSTLLKKLFAEYPKSFGFSVSSTTRAPRAGEVNGKDYNFVDVEGFKSMIKNNEFIEWAQFSGNYYGTTVASVKQVGETGKTCILDIDMQGVKSVKEVPELNARFLFVAPPSIDDLRKRLEGRGTETEESISKRLSAAEAELAYAKTGAHEKIIVNEDLDRAYKELKDFIFAEN, from the coding sequence ATGTCCCGTCCTATTGTTATTTCCGGTCCAAGCGGTACAGGTAAATCTACcttattgaagaaactaTTTGCTGAGTACCCAAAATCCTTCGGATTTAGTGTTTCGTCCACTACCAGAGCTCCAAGAGCCGGTGAGGTCAACGGAAAAGACTACAACTTTGTTGATGTAGAAGGGTTCAAATCCATGATTAAAAACAATGAATTTATCGAATGGGCTCAATTTTCTGGCAACTACTACGGTACCACCGTTGCTTCCGTCAAACAAGTCGGTGAAACTGGTAAGACTTGTATTTTAGACATCGATATGCAAGGTGTCAAGTCTGTCAAGGAAGTCCCAGAATTAAATGCtagatttttgtttgtggCTCCACCATCGATCGACGATTTGAGAAAGAGACTGGAGGGCAGAGGTACTGAAACCGAAGAATCCATCTCCAAGAGATTAAGCGCCGCTGAAGCTGAATTAGCATACGCCAAAACTGGCGCtcatgaaaaaatcatcgTTAACGAGGACTTGGACAGGGCCTACAAGGAATTGAAGGACTTCATCTTCGCTGAAAACTAA
- the NHX1 gene encoding bifunctional K:H/Na:H antiporter NHX1 — translation MLSKVLLNIAFKVLLTTAKRAVDSDDDDELLPSPDLPDVDDPITGDPDVDISPVTEEMFSSWALCIMLFLLISALWSGYYLTQKRIRAVHETVLSIFYGMVIGLIIRMSPGHYIQDTVTFNSTYFFNVLLPPIILNSGYELNQANFFNNMVSILIFAIPGTFISAVVIGIILYVWTFLGLESIDISFADAMSVGATLSATDPVTILSIFNAYKVDPKLYTIIFGESLLNDAISIVMFETCQKFHGQPATFSSVFEGAGLFLMTFSVSLLIGVLIGILVALLLKHTLIRRYPQIESCLILLIAYESYFFSNGCHMSGIVSLLFCGITLKHYAYYNMSRRSQITIKYIFQLLARLSENFIFIYLGLELFTEVELVYKPLLIIVAAISICVARWCAVFPLSRFINWIYRMKTIRSMSGVTGENISIPDEIPYNYQMMTFWAGLRGAVGVALALGIQGEYKFTLLATVLVVVVLTVIIFGGTTAGMLEVLNIKTGCISEEDVSDDEFDIEAPRTINFMSGSPMPTGLGPYSDNNSPDVSIDQLTVNNNNNNNNKSVPDHPSMGDNTFGELDETENTSPNLGRSSIDKRNLRDKLGTIFNAXSQWFQNFDEQVLKPVFLDNMSPSIQDSATQSPSEFTSQNH, via the coding sequence ATGTTATCTAAGGTGTTGCTAAATATAGCATTCAAGGTGCTGCTGACCACCGCTAAGAGGGCCGTTGATTctgatgacgatgatgaactTCTTCCTTCCCCTGATCTACCGGATGTCGATGATCCCATAACAGGTGATCCCGATGTAGATATAAGCCCTGTTACTGAAGAAATGTTCTCTTCATGGGCCTTATGCATCATGTTGTTCTTATTAATCTCTGCATTATGGTCAGGTTATTACTTGACTCAAAAACGTATAAGAGCGGTACATGAAACTGTGCTTTCAATCTTCTATGGTATGGTTATCGGGCTGATAATAAGAATGTCCCCCGGGCATTATATTCAAGATACTGTCACGTTCAATTCCACCTATTTCTTTAATGTCCTGTTGCCACCTATCATTTTAAATAGCGGGTATGAGCTGAATCAAGcgaattttttcaataatatgGTATCCATCCTAATTTTTGCCATACCGGGGACTTTTATATCTGCTGTCGTAATAGGTATCATACTCTATGTCTGGACTTTCCTAGGATTGGAGAGTATCGACATTTCATTTGCAGATGCAATGTCTGTCGGTGCCACTTTATCAGCTACTGACCCTGTTACTATCCTTTCCATATTCAATGCCTATAAAGTTGATCCTAAATTATACACAATTATTTTTGGCGAATCTTTGTTAAATGATGCAATTTCTATTGTCATGTTTGAGACTtgccaaaaatttcatgGTCAGCCTGCGACATTTTCTTCGGTTTTTGAAGGGGCAGGCCTCTTTTTAATGACCTTCTCTGTTTCATTATTGATCGGTGTTCTCATAGGAATTCTTGTTGCCCTTTTATTGAAGCACACTCTTATAAGACGCTATCCTCAAATTGAGAGTTGTCTAATCCTGTTAATTGCCTATGAGTcctatttcttttccaacgGTTGCCACATGTCTGGTATCGTTTCCCTGTTATTCTGCGGTATCACTTTGAAACATTACGCTTATTATAACATGTCAAGAAGATCACAAATCACCATCAAGTATATCTTTCAACTGCTGGCAAGATTATCGGAGaattttatcttcatttatCTAGGCCTGGAGCTTTTCACTGAGGTGGAATTAGTTTACAAGCCACTTTTAATCATTGTCGCTGCTATTTCTATATGTGTAGCACGTTGGTGTGCCGTATTTCCACTATCTCGATTCATTAATTGGATTTATAGAATGAAGACAATCAGATCCATGAGCGGAGTCACTGGCGAGAATATCTCTATTCCTGATGAAATACCTTACAATTATCAAATGATGACATTCTGGGCCGGACTGCGTGGTGCTGTGGGGGTTGCTTTAGCCTTGGGTATTCAAGGTGAGTATAAATTTACTTTATTGGCGACGGTTCTTGTTGTCGTAGTTTTAACTGTTATCATCTTTGGAGGTACTACGGCAGGAATGTTGGAAGTTTTAAATATCAAAACTGGTTGTAtaagtgaagaagatgtaTCTGATGACGAATTTGATATTGAAGCTCCAAGGACAATCAATTTTATGAGTGGTAGCCCCATGCCGACAGGTTTAGGGCCATATTCTGATAACAATTCACCTGATGTTTCAATAGATCAACTAACAgtcaacaacaacaacaacaacaacaacaagagtGTTCCTGATCATCCATCAATGGGTGACAATACCTTCGGAGAGTTGGACGAGACCGAAAACACCAGCCCTAACTTGGGAAGATCATCAATCGATAAGCGTAATTTAAGAGATAAGCTAGGCACGATCTTCAACGCCKACTCACAATGGTTCCAGAATTTTGATGAGCAAGTATTGAAGCCCGTGTTCTTGGATAACATGTCGCCGTCCATACAAGACTCAGCCACTCAGTCTCCTTCCGAATTCACTTCCCAAAACCACTAG